In a single window of the Coriobacteriia bacterium genome:
- the acs gene encoding acetate--CoA ligase encodes MAEGSKSIQSMMKELRVVDPPDWVKDRAYVGSMDEYESLYARSVEDPEGFWAEQAEKYLHWEKKWDKVLEWEFDTPRVEWFKGGKTNVAYNCIDRHLNSWRRNKAAIIWESDEGRTKMYTYQSLYYKVCRFANVLKKHGVRKGDRIAIYMPMIPELAIAMLACARIGAIHSVVFGGFSAAALRDRIQDCAAKMLITADEGIRGGRIVPLKAEADTALLECPTVETVIVVSRAQTRVDMEPGRDFWYHEEVRADGISRHCGVEWMDAEDPLFILYTSGSTGKPKGVLHTTGGYLLFTALTFKYVFDYHDEDIFWCTADIGWVTGHSYIVYGPLANGATSLMFEGIPTYPDAGRFWQIVEKHGVNQFYTAPTAIRALMKAGEEWPAKYDLSSLRVLGTVGEPINPEAWMWYYKNVGRSEIPVVDTYWQTETGGHLITNLPGATPMKPGSATRPFFGVQPVVLNEDRSETPVNSGGRLCIKFPWPGMLRGTWGDPENVRVKETYFTHFPGMYFTGDGARVDEDGFYWLLGRVDDVINVSGHRMGTAEVESALVSHPSVAEAAVVGFPHEIKGEGIYAYVILKSGQEASEDLKKILRGHVREEIGPIATPDHIHLVPELPKTRSGKIMRRILRKIAAGDRELEAFGDISTLADPSIVKKIVETAPGNA; translated from the coding sequence TCCGTGGAGGATCCCGAGGGGTTCTGGGCCGAGCAGGCCGAGAAGTATCTGCACTGGGAGAAGAAGTGGGACAAGGTGCTCGAGTGGGAGTTCGACACCCCGCGCGTCGAGTGGTTCAAGGGCGGCAAGACCAACGTCGCGTACAACTGCATAGACCGGCACCTCAACTCGTGGCGGCGCAACAAGGCCGCCATCATCTGGGAGTCCGACGAGGGCCGGACGAAGATGTACACCTACCAGTCGCTCTACTACAAGGTGTGCCGCTTCGCCAACGTGCTGAAGAAGCACGGGGTCCGCAAGGGCGACCGCATCGCCATCTACATGCCGATGATCCCGGAGCTGGCCATAGCGATGCTCGCGTGCGCGCGCATCGGAGCGATACACTCGGTCGTCTTCGGCGGCTTCTCCGCCGCGGCGCTGCGAGACCGCATCCAGGACTGTGCGGCGAAGATGCTCATCACGGCCGACGAAGGCATACGCGGGGGCCGCATCGTGCCGCTGAAGGCCGAAGCCGACACCGCTCTGCTCGAGTGCCCCACGGTCGAGACGGTGATCGTGGTCTCACGTGCGCAGACGCGCGTCGACATGGAGCCCGGCCGTGACTTCTGGTACCACGAGGAGGTCCGCGCCGACGGCATCTCGCGCCACTGCGGGGTCGAGTGGATGGACGCCGAGGACCCGCTGTTCATCCTCTACACATCGGGTTCCACCGGCAAGCCCAAGGGCGTGCTGCACACGACCGGCGGGTACCTCCTCTTCACCGCGCTGACCTTCAAGTACGTCTTCGACTACCACGACGAGGACATCTTCTGGTGCACGGCCGACATCGGCTGGGTCACGGGTCACAGCTACATCGTGTACGGTCCGCTCGCCAACGGCGCCACCTCGCTCATGTTCGAGGGCATCCCGACCTACCCCGACGCGGGGCGCTTCTGGCAGATCGTCGAGAAGCACGGCGTGAACCAGTTCTACACGGCTCCGACGGCCATCCGCGCGCTCATGAAGGCGGGTGAGGAGTGGCCGGCCAAGTACGACCTCTCCAGCCTGCGTGTGCTGGGCACGGTCGGGGAGCCGATCAACCCCGAGGCGTGGATGTGGTACTACAAGAACGTCGGCCGCTCCGAGATACCGGTCGTGGACACGTACTGGCAGACCGAGACGGGCGGCCATCTGATCACGAACCTGCCCGGGGCCACGCCGATGAAGCCGGGCTCGGCCACGCGGCCCTTCTTCGGCGTGCAGCCGGTGGTGCTCAACGAAGACAGGAGCGAGACGCCGGTGAACTCCGGCGGGCGCCTGTGCATCAAGTTCCCGTGGCCCGGGATGCTGCGCGGGACGTGGGGCGATCCGGAGAACGTCCGGGTCAAGGAGACCTACTTCACCCACTTCCCCGGCATGTACTTCACCGGCGACGGCGCGCGGGTCGACGAGGACGGCTTCTACTGGCTCCTGGGCCGAGTGGACGACGTCATCAACGTCTCCGGCCACCGCATGGGAACGGCCGAGGTCGAGAGCGCGCTGGTGAGCCACCCGTCGGTGGCCGAGGCGGCCGTCGTCGGCTTCCCGCACGAGATCAAGGGCGAGGGCATCTACGCCTACGTCATCCTGAAGTCCGGCCAGGAGGCCTCCGAGGACCTGAAGAAGATCCTGCGGGGACACGTCCGCGAGGAGATCGGACCGATCGCGACGCCTGACCACATCCACCTCGTGCCCGAGCTCCCCAAGACCCGCTCGGGCAAGATCATGAGACGCATACTGCGCAAGATCGCCGCCGGAGACCGCGAGCTGGAGGCGTTCGGCGACATCTCGACGCTCGCCGACCCGTCGATCGTGAAGAAGATCGTGGAGACCGCGCCGGGCAACGCGTAG
- the hemE gene encoding uroporphyrinogen decarboxylase — translation MPYDDLFLRACRREPTERTPVWMMRQAGRYMPEYRAIRARHGFLEMCKTPEIAAEVTLQPVDLIGVDAAILFADILLPLEGMGLQLEFAKGEGPVIHNPVRSLADARRLRVADPYEDTGYVMEAVRLCRRELEGKVPLIGFAGAPFTLASYMIEGGSTRAYIRCKTLMWSEPDAWSALMEVTTDTVIAYLEAQIASGAQAVQVFDSWVGFLSPADYAEHVLPHTRRLIERVSAAGVPVVNFANNASAMLGLVMEAGGDVIGLDWRMDMADALERVGPGFAVQGNLDPMTLFAPVPVIQERARRILDAVGTRPGHVFNLGHGIHKDTDPAHARALVDFVREYSAQVRG, via the coding sequence ATGCCCTACGACGACCTGTTCCTGCGAGCGTGCCGGCGGGAGCCGACTGAGCGCACGCCGGTGTGGATGATGCGCCAGGCCGGGCGGTACATGCCGGAGTACCGCGCCATCCGGGCTCGGCACGGCTTCCTGGAGATGTGCAAGACACCCGAGATCGCCGCGGAGGTCACGCTCCAGCCGGTCGACCTCATCGGCGTGGACGCCGCGATCCTGTTCGCCGACATCCTGCTGCCGCTGGAGGGTATGGGGCTGCAGCTCGAGTTCGCCAAGGGCGAAGGACCCGTGATCCACAACCCCGTCCGGAGCCTCGCGGACGCCCGCCGGCTGCGTGTCGCCGATCCGTACGAGGACACCGGGTACGTGATGGAAGCGGTCAGGTTGTGCCGTCGCGAGCTCGAGGGCAAGGTGCCGCTCATCGGCTTCGCCGGCGCGCCGTTCACGTTGGCGTCGTACATGATCGAGGGCGGTTCCACGCGGGCGTACATCAGGTGCAAGACGCTGATGTGGTCCGAGCCGGACGCTTGGTCCGCGCTCATGGAGGTCACGACCGACACCGTCATCGCCTACCTGGAGGCCCAGATCGCCAGCGGTGCCCAGGCCGTTCAGGTCTTCGACTCCTGGGTCGGCTTCCTCTCTCCGGCCGACTACGCGGAACACGTGCTGCCGCACACCAGGCGTCTGATCGAGCGGGTCTCCGCCGCCGGTGTGCCGGTCGTCAACTTCGCCAACAACGCCTCGGCGATGCTCGGCCTGGTCATGGAGGCCGGCGGCGACGTCATAGGGCTGGACTGGCGGATGGACATGGCCGACGCGCTGGAGCGGGTGGGCCCGGGTTTCGCCGTCCAGGGCAACCTCGACCCGATGACCCTGTTCGCGCCCGTCCCGGTCATCCAGGAGCGGGCGAGGCGCATCCTGGATGCCGTGGGGACGCGCCCCGGTCACGTCTTCAACCTCGGGCACGGGATCCACAAGGACACCGACCCGGCACACGCCAGGGCGCTCGTCGACTTCGTGCGCGAGTACTCGGCGCAGGTCCGGGGGTAG
- the hemH gene encoding ferrochelatase — MSSAVLLTAFGGPDRAEAVGPFMARLMGREPEERLVDAVTARYRAIGGCSPLPAIAESVASLLAEELRSRGHDVAVRVGMRYWHPLIGESVDALAAGGADRLVTVSLSPFESKVSSVAYREAVMEAKARRPGLSVAEAPMLHRAPAFTAALEEAAARAVDAAAAAGRALALFTAHSLPLDDLLSDDPYVREVRATAEEVAGRLGLGADDTGEVALGGTSAWGDLRGERPWIVAYQSKGRRPGAWLGPDLEDMLEAAAEAGFEAVAVCPVGFATDHMETVYDLDVSAAERARDLGLAFERAEAPNDRPLLIEALRSLVEPLL, encoded by the coding sequence GTGTCCTCGGCGGTGCTGCTGACGGCGTTCGGCGGGCCGGATCGTGCCGAAGCGGTGGGTCCGTTCATGGCCCGCCTGATGGGGCGAGAGCCCGAAGAGCGGCTGGTGGACGCGGTCACCGCCCGCTACCGTGCGATCGGCGGCTGTTCGCCGCTGCCCGCGATCGCCGAATCCGTCGCGTCGCTGCTCGCCGAAGAGCTGCGCTCGCGGGGGCACGACGTGGCCGTGCGGGTCGGCATGCGCTACTGGCATCCGCTGATCGGCGAGTCGGTCGACGCTCTCGCGGCCGGCGGCGCCGATCGCCTGGTCACCGTCTCGCTCTCGCCGTTCGAGTCCAAGGTGAGCTCGGTCGCGTACCGGGAGGCGGTCATGGAGGCCAAGGCTCGCCGTCCCGGGTTGTCGGTGGCCGAGGCGCCCATGCTGCACCGCGCTCCCGCCTTCACCGCGGCGCTCGAGGAGGCTGCGGCTCGCGCGGTGGACGCGGCCGCCGCGGCGGGGCGGGCGCTGGCGCTGTTCACGGCGCACAGCCTGCCGCTGGACGACCTGCTCTCGGACGACCCGTACGTGCGAGAGGTGCGAGCCACGGCGGAGGAGGTCGCGGGGCGGCTCGGGCTCGGCGCGGACGATACGGGCGAGGTCGCCCTGGGAGGGACGAGCGCGTGGGGCGACCTCCGCGGGGAGAGACCCTGGATCGTGGCGTACCAGAGCAAGGGCCGGCGCCCCGGCGCCTGGCTCGGCCCTGATCTCGAGGACATGCTCGAGGCCGCCGCGGAGGCCGGCTTCGAGGCGGTGGCGGTCTGCCCCGTCGGGTTCGCCACCGACCATATGGAGACCGTGTACGACCTGGACGTGTCCGCTGCCGAGAGGGCACGTGACCTGGGGTTGGCGTTCGAGCGCGCCGAGGCTCCGAACGATCGGCCCCTGCTCATCGAGGCGTTGCGCTCGCTCGTGGAGCCGCTGCTGTAG
- the hemG gene encoding protoporphyrinogen oxidase, translated as MARIVVIGGGVAGLGAAFKLERAAEEGHDVTFTLLEKDDRLGGKIASERVADPGGGGEFVIDGGPDCFLTEKPACHRIGKLTGIFDDELPTDESRKRTFILARGRLHDLPDGVMMFAPTKFVPFATTGLFSWPGKIRMGMDLFIARKERWAEGDTAADHDETLESFVVRRMGRECLDRLAEPLVGGVHASDPDTMSLAATFPRLLEMEQTYGGMIRGFVAARRKVAEMRKKYPPKPGAKPRTFFTSYVAGMQQLTDSMADAAGRANLRTGAQVEALERAGEGWRVRIAGGETLEADAVIVATEGWAAADLLASFDKDAAAALAGIPHTSSATVSLGFDEAEAAIDTNAFGLLCPLVEGRQIMAATFSSTKWPGRAPAGRLLMRGFVGGPHNQAALERSDAELVEVVRAELRDVFGLKAEPLFSRVYRWERGMPQYTMGHLHRVSTLDERCAATAGLALAGGSYTGVGVPNCIESGEKAVSKVLRDHGIELAEDSAPPEKRYY; from the coding sequence ATGGCCAGAATCGTGGTGATCGGCGGGGGTGTCGCCGGCCTCGGGGCGGCGTTCAAGCTCGAGCGTGCCGCCGAGGAGGGTCACGACGTGACCTTCACGCTGCTCGAGAAGGACGACCGCCTCGGGGGCAAGATCGCGTCGGAGCGGGTAGCGGACCCGGGGGGAGGTGGCGAGTTCGTCATCGACGGCGGCCCCGACTGCTTCCTCACCGAGAAGCCGGCCTGTCACCGCATCGGGAAGCTGACCGGAATCTTCGACGACGAGCTGCCCACCGACGAGTCCCGCAAACGCACCTTCATCCTGGCGAGGGGGCGCCTTCACGACCTGCCCGACGGCGTCATGATGTTCGCGCCCACCAAGTTCGTGCCTTTCGCCACGACCGGCCTGTTCTCGTGGCCCGGCAAGATCCGGATGGGGATGGACCTGTTCATCGCCCGCAAGGAGAGGTGGGCCGAGGGAGACACGGCGGCGGACCACGACGAGACGCTCGAGAGCTTCGTCGTGCGCCGCATGGGACGCGAGTGCCTCGACCGGCTGGCGGAACCGCTCGTCGGCGGGGTGCACGCGTCCGACCCGGATACGATGAGCCTCGCGGCTACCTTCCCGAGGCTGCTGGAGATGGAGCAGACCTACGGCGGGATGATCAGGGGCTTCGTCGCCGCCCGCAGGAAGGTCGCCGAGATGCGCAAGAAGTACCCGCCCAAGCCCGGTGCCAAGCCCAGGACCTTCTTCACCTCCTACGTCGCCGGCATGCAGCAGCTGACGGACTCCATGGCCGACGCGGCCGGGCGCGCGAACCTGCGGACCGGCGCGCAGGTGGAGGCGCTCGAGCGCGCCGGGGAAGGGTGGCGGGTCCGGATCGCGGGGGGTGAGACCCTGGAGGCCGACGCGGTGATCGTCGCCACCGAGGGTTGGGCCGCGGCCGACCTGCTGGCTTCGTTCGACAAGGACGCTGCCGCGGCGCTCGCTGGCATCCCGCACACCTCCTCGGCCACGGTCTCCCTCGGCTTCGACGAGGCTGAGGCGGCCATCGACACGAACGCGTTCGGGCTGCTGTGCCCGCTGGTGGAGGGCCGCCAGATCATGGCCGCCACGTTCTCGTCCACGAAGTGGCCGGGGCGTGCGCCGGCGGGCCGGCTGCTCATGCGGGGCTTCGTCGGCGGCCCCCACAACCAGGCCGCCCTGGAACGAAGCGACGCCGAGCTCGTCGAGGTCGTCAGGGCCGAGCTTCGGGATGTCTTCGGGCTGAAGGCCGAGCCGCTGTTCTCGCGCGTGTACCGATGGGAGCGGGGGATGCCGCAATACACGATGGGGCACCTGCACCGCGTCTCTACGCTGGACGAGCGCTGCGCGGCGACGGCGGGGCTCGCGCTGGCCGGGGGCTCGTACACCGGGGTGGGCGTGCCGAACTGCATCGAGAGCGGCGAGAAGGCGGTCTCCAAGGTGCTTCGCGACCACGGGATCGAGCTCGCCGAGGACAGCGCGCCGCCCGAGAAGCGGTACTACTGA
- a CDS encoding inositol monophosphatase has product MREMAALAAEAARAGARELRARAADLGRVRTKSSAVDVVTEADVASGVAVVGLLKDRVGSALRVVVEEDEVYGLTGIMPASPEEDGVWLIDPLDGTTSFVHGYPCYSVSVALLRSGQPVAGAVYNLPAEEMSLAWSGGGAWMNGKRVSCSAVSTRERALLATGFPYEREAAFTRQMRVFERLVRGAHDVRRDGSAAVDCCHVAAGRCDGYWEFGLKTWDMAAGVVILREAGVLVTDIRGEPWTTATADLLAANARLHGLLLADIAAAEER; this is encoded by the coding sequence ATGAGGGAGATGGCGGCGCTCGCCGCGGAGGCGGCGCGCGCAGGGGCTCGGGAGCTCCGGGCGAGAGCCGCGGACCTCGGCAGGGTGAGGACCAAGAGCAGCGCCGTGGACGTCGTGACGGAGGCGGACGTGGCCTCCGGCGTGGCCGTCGTGGGTCTCCTCAAGGACCGTGTCGGCTCGGCCTTGCGCGTCGTCGTCGAGGAGGACGAGGTGTACGGCCTGACGGGGATCATGCCGGCCTCTCCCGAGGAGGACGGCGTGTGGCTGATCGACCCGCTGGACGGCACCACCTCGTTCGTGCACGGCTACCCGTGCTACTCCGTTTCCGTGGCGCTGCTGCGCTCCGGTCAACCCGTGGCCGGCGCCGTCTACAACCTGCCGGCCGAGGAGATGTCGCTCGCGTGGTCCGGCGGCGGCGCGTGGATGAACGGGAAGCGCGTGTCGTGCAGCGCCGTGTCGACGCGGGAGCGCGCGCTGCTGGCCACCGGCTTCCCGTACGAGCGGGAGGCCGCCTTCACGCGCCAGATGCGCGTGTTCGAGCGCCTCGTGCGCGGGGCGCACGACGTTCGCCGCGACGGCTCGGCGGCGGTGGACTGCTGCCACGTGGCGGCGGGCCGCTGCGACGGCTACTGGGAGTTCGGGCTGAAGACCTGGGACATGGCCGCCGGCGTGGTCATCCTCCGCGAGGCCGGCGTCCTGGTCACCGACATCCGCGGCGAGCCGTGGACCACGGCGACCGCCGACCTGCTGGCCGCCAACGCGCGACTGCACGGCCTCCTGCTCGCCGACATCGCCGCCGCCGAGGAGCGCTAG
- a CDS encoding transketolase: MVGDGFDAPLSAEDERELARRAHEARAAVLTATTAAGSGHPGGSFSSMELLTVLYGCARLRPEDPGWPDRDRVVVSHGHVSPGTYSALAQAGFFATEDLEAHFRQAGSPFEGHVERSVPGVEWSTGNLGQGLSAGVGFALAARLTRRSYRTFVTMSDGEQHKGQGAEARRLAAGSSLGDLTVVVDLNGIQITGHTEDIMPVNVRANFEADGWGVIECDGQRVGELHEAIRAALADRDRPVAVLAHTVAGHPVSVMLDDPAFHGKALTEDEYAVAMRELGFEPRLEAARARRTEAVRTSPREVPARAMPVVLGEPRTYGADVRTDNRSAWGAALSDLEAANPGLPMAVLDCDLAESVKTGAFWEARPDAFIECGVGEHNAAVVAGALSVSDVLAFWADFGVFGLDEAYNMQRLNDINHASVKLVLTHCGLDVGEDGKTHQCLDYVGALRDFFGWRLIVPADPNQTDRAVRASAAMAGNVCVAMGRSKLPVVLAEDGTPAFGEGYEFRYGRIDWVRRGTDGCIVTMGTVAGSAVAAADGLAAEGSRLSVGVAASPLHLDDADMTEAAACGGCLITAEDHGVRTGLGASVAEWLSERAPGPRLVRLGVDSYRSSGAATDLLADAGLDAEGIAASVRRVLGG; the protein is encoded by the coding sequence ATGGTAGGGGACGGCTTCGACGCGCCGCTGAGCGCCGAGGACGAACGGGAGCTCGCGCGTCGGGCGCACGAGGCGCGAGCGGCGGTGCTGACCGCGACGACGGCGGCCGGGTCCGGGCATCCGGGCGGCTCGTTCTCGTCCATGGAGCTCCTGACGGTGCTCTACGGCTGCGCGCGCCTGCGGCCCGAGGACCCTGGTTGGCCGGACCGGGACCGCGTGGTGGTGTCGCACGGGCATGTCTCGCCGGGGACGTACTCCGCGCTCGCGCAAGCGGGATTCTTCGCGACCGAGGACCTGGAGGCGCACTTCCGCCAGGCAGGCAGCCCGTTCGAGGGGCACGTCGAGCGCTCCGTCCCCGGCGTGGAGTGGTCGACCGGCAACCTGGGACAGGGGCTGTCCGCGGGCGTGGGCTTCGCGCTGGCCGCGCGGCTCACGCGCCGCTCCTACCGCACCTTCGTGACCATGAGCGACGGCGAGCAGCACAAGGGCCAGGGTGCCGAGGCCCGCAGGCTCGCCGCGGGCAGCTCGCTGGGGGACCTCACGGTCGTCGTCGACCTCAACGGGATCCAGATCACGGGCCATACGGAGGACATCATGCCCGTGAACGTGCGCGCGAACTTCGAGGCGGACGGCTGGGGCGTGATCGAGTGCGACGGGCAGCGCGTCGGCGAGCTGCACGAGGCGATCCGCGCGGCGCTGGCGGACCGCGACCGGCCCGTGGCGGTGCTGGCGCACACGGTGGCCGGCCATCCGGTGTCGGTGATGCTCGACGACCCCGCCTTCCACGGCAAGGCGCTGACCGAGGACGAGTACGCCGTGGCGATGCGCGAGCTCGGCTTCGAGCCGCGGCTGGAGGCGGCGCGGGCCCGCCGAACCGAGGCGGTGCGCACGAGCCCGCGCGAAGTGCCGGCCCGCGCCATGCCGGTGGTCCTCGGCGAGCCGAGGACCTACGGCGCCGACGTGAGGACCGACAACCGGTCGGCGTGGGGCGCGGCGCTGTCCGACCTGGAGGCGGCGAACCCCGGCCTGCCGATGGCGGTGCTGGACTGCGACCTCGCCGAGAGCGTGAAGACCGGCGCGTTCTGGGAGGCGCGGCCGGACGCCTTCATCGAGTGCGGGGTGGGGGAGCACAACGCCGCGGTCGTCGCGGGCGCGCTCTCCGTGTCCGACGTGCTCGCCTTCTGGGCGGACTTCGGCGTCTTCGGGCTCGACGAGGCGTACAACATGCAGCGCCTGAACGACATCAACCACGCCTCGGTCAAGCTCGTGCTCACCCACTGCGGGCTGGACGTGGGCGAGGACGGCAAGACGCACCAGTGCCTGGACTACGTGGGGGCGCTGCGCGACTTCTTCGGGTGGCGGCTGATCGTGCCGGCCGACCCGAACCAGACCGACCGCGCGGTGCGCGCTTCCGCGGCGATGGCGGGCAACGTGTGCGTCGCGATGGGCCGCAGCAAGCTCCCCGTCGTGCTCGCCGAGGACGGCACGCCGGCGTTCGGTGAGGGCTACGAGTTCCGCTACGGGAGGATCGACTGGGTGCGGCGCGGCACGGACGGCTGCATCGTGACGATGGGGACGGTGGCGGGATCGGCCGTCGCCGCGGCGGACGGTCTGGCGGCCGAGGGATCGAGGCTGTCCGTGGGGGTGGCGGCGAGCCCGCTGCACCTGGACGACGCGGACATGACGGAGGCCGCGGCTTGCGGCGGGTGTCTGATCACGGCCGAGGACCACGGCGTGCGGACGGGACTGGGAGCATCGGTCGCGGAGTGGCTCTCGGAGCGCGCCCCCGGTCCGCGGCTCGTGCGTCTCGGGGTGGACTCGTACCGTTCCTCGGGGGCCGCCACCGACCTGCTGGCGGACGCGGGGTTGGACGCGGAGGGCATCGCGGCCTCGGTACGACGTGTCCTGGGCGGGTAG